One Solirubrobacter pauli DNA segment encodes these proteins:
- a CDS encoding HD-GYP domain-containing protein — MHTIAPDPALELIGLVQRLSLARSLDEIQSIVRSGARRLTGADGATFVLRDGDKCFYADEDAIEPLWKGQRFPLGQCISGWAMNNRRSVAIEDIYVDDRIPHAAYRPTFVKSLAMVPIRKLDPVGAIGNYWGQQRQPSPDELELLQALADSTAVAIENVQVYEQLDAARTETLQCLARAAEYRDGATHEHTERVANLAAQLATELGWTSDRVELLRLAAPLHDIGKLAVPDAVLLKPAKLTAEEFEQVKAHAEAGAAILSGTHSDVLQMGREIARTHHEWWNGTGYPHGTAGTAIPEAGRIVALADVYDALTSERPYKRAWTHENARAEIARLRGTHFDPQVVDAFLRIFP; from the coding sequence ATGCACACCATCGCCCCGGACCCGGCCCTCGAGCTCATCGGTCTTGTCCAGCGGCTCTCGCTGGCCCGCTCTCTCGACGAGATCCAGTCCATCGTGCGCAGCGGCGCGCGTCGGCTCACGGGTGCCGACGGCGCGACGTTCGTCCTGCGCGACGGCGACAAGTGCTTCTACGCGGACGAGGACGCGATCGAGCCGCTGTGGAAGGGCCAGCGGTTCCCGCTCGGCCAGTGCATCTCCGGCTGGGCGATGAACAACCGGCGCTCGGTCGCGATCGAGGACATCTACGTCGACGACCGGATCCCGCACGCCGCGTACCGGCCGACCTTCGTCAAGAGCCTCGCGATGGTGCCGATCCGCAAGCTCGACCCGGTCGGCGCGATCGGCAACTACTGGGGCCAGCAGCGCCAGCCGAGCCCCGACGAGCTCGAGCTGCTGCAGGCGCTCGCCGACTCCACCGCGGTCGCGATCGAGAACGTCCAGGTCTACGAGCAGCTCGACGCCGCGCGCACCGAGACCCTGCAGTGCCTGGCCCGCGCCGCCGAGTACCGCGACGGCGCGACCCACGAGCACACCGAGCGCGTCGCCAACCTCGCCGCCCAGCTGGCCACCGAGCTCGGCTGGACGAGCGACCGCGTCGAGCTGCTCCGGCTCGCCGCGCCGCTGCACGACATCGGCAAGCTCGCCGTCCCGGACGCGGTCCTCCTCAAGCCCGCGAAGCTGACCGCCGAGGAGTTCGAGCAGGTCAAGGCGCACGCCGAGGCCGGCGCCGCGATCCTCTCCGGCACCCACTCCGACGTCCTCCAGATGGGCCGCGAGATCGCCCGCACCCACCACGAGTGGTGGAACGGCACCGGCTACCCGCACGGCACCGCCGGCACCGCCATCCCGGAGGCCGGCCGGATCGTCGCGCTCGCCGACGTCTACGACGCGCTCACGTCCGAGCGGCCGTACAAGCGCGCGTGGACGCACGAGAACGCCCGAGCCGAGATCGCCCGCCTGCGCGGCACGCACTTCGACCCCCAGGTGGTCGACGCGTTCCTGCGCATCTTCCCCTGA
- a CDS encoding metal-dependent hydrolase: protein MVEVRLGPPQHRAVRAGGAVPDGVVAELDQAGHAGAQLATRVPADRARRVIVLRATTHQIAGVGLAVVTATALDATATSAAVLVAGAWLGSLLPDADRAGSRIYRARRLERRAWPLRIVGRLARLPLRALILLGHRGLTHSLLATAAVTAAAFALASTVVPALAHEVAAGILIGYLAHVAADACTPGGVPLLAPLSKRRRHLLPRPARIPTGSLRELAVAAALTGGTVAVTLLLAG from the coding sequence ATCGTCGAGGTACGCCTCGGCCCCCCGCAGCACCGCGCGGTACGGGCCGGCGGCGCTGTACCAGATGGCGTCGTCGCTGAGCTCGATCAGGCCGGCCATGCGGGCGCTCAGCTTGCCACGCGCGTTCCCGCCGACCGCGCTCGTAGGGTCATCGTCCTGCGCGCGACCACCCATCAGATCGCCGGCGTCGGGCTCGCCGTCGTCACCGCCACCGCGCTCGACGCCACCGCGACGAGCGCGGCCGTGCTCGTCGCAGGCGCCTGGCTCGGCTCCTTGCTGCCGGACGCGGACCGTGCGGGGAGCCGGATCTACCGCGCCCGCCGCCTGGAGCGGCGCGCCTGGCCGCTGCGCATCGTGGGCCGGCTCGCGCGGTTGCCGCTGCGGGCGCTGATCCTGCTCGGCCATCGTGGGCTGACCCACTCGCTGCTCGCCACCGCCGCGGTCACCGCCGCGGCGTTCGCGCTCGCGTCGACGGTGGTGCCGGCGCTGGCGCACGAGGTCGCGGCCGGGATCTTGATCGGCTACCTCGCCCACGTCGCGGCCGACGCCTGCACGCCGGGCGGCGTCCCGCTGCTGGCGCCGCTCTCCAAGCGGCGGCGCCACCTCCTCCCCCGCCCCGCGCGGATCCCGACCGGAAGCCTGCGGGAGCTCGCGGTCGCCGCCGCGCTCACGGGCGGCACGGTCGCAGTGACGCTGCTGTTGGCGGGCTGA